The Dendropsophus ebraccatus isolate aDenEbr1 chromosome 3, aDenEbr1.pat, whole genome shotgun sequence genomic interval ATTTACTTTGAAactattttctttttactttgtTTTCCATCAGTCGccatatacattttatttatagatattaatttttattttatttttttaccatattATACCAGACATGTGATAAtgaccaggaatgtgataattagagatgagtgaacatagTGCGTCACTTCATTTATACCTCTTGTGATTATCTTTCCCCATAAAGATTACTCATTTGTAAGATGTATATTGTGTTTTATTCTTATTTATCACTAAACATGTCATTTGGTCTCGTGCTCTTTGCACTAATCACTTATTTCACatgatatttattatatatttttcagGATTTTAATGTCTTTGATGTGTAATGGATTCATAGCTGGTGGTGACTATGTATTTCTCCTCATATTATAGTGCTATGGCCACAATTCTTCAGGTCTTTACAAAAGCAATGGACATTAGTGTATATTTAGGCTTTTGTCCCTGTACACTCTGTATTTAACAAAGATACGGAAATTTTTTAGAGGTCATGTACATGTGTGGCTTCAGTTTATATATGGCAAGGGAAAAAGATGATGATAATCATAACATATTGTCTCTATCTTGTACAGGACTCAATGGCTTTCAACGTTCAGGTTATCCTAGATGAACTAGCCTCTGTGGCCTCCCAGTGTTTGCACGACATGGATCTAGAAAACCCCTACCATCTTATTCAGGCACTTGGAAATGGTGGCTATGGGTCTGTGCTCATGGTGAAGGAGAAGACAACAGGTCAGTATTTTCAATCATCCATCATTATAGCTATGGAATAGTCAGGACACAATCTCCGTGGTTTAGATACAACAGGGGGCGTTAAGAAATAGTAAATGTATTTACCAGGATGTATGGGATAAGAATTCTGGTAAAAATGCTAAAAATATATCTAGTGGTTCACAGGAAGTGATGTAAGAACAGATAAGAAAGACTAGAAGGGTCCACAGAATGGTTTTACAACTTCCATGTGTCTAATGAGACAATCCTACAAAGCAGTATATGTGAGGTACTTACAATTCATTGTCTTGTCATTAACAGGTCAACCAATGGCCATGAAGCTCTTGAATCGGAACAAGACAACTGAATCCTCCTTCCTTCGGGAGCTCAGCATGGCCTTCTTCCTATCATCCCATCCCAACATTGTTGACATTTATGGCGTTGGCGTCAAGACCTGCAATTATTTTGGATACACCCAAGAACTGGCGACACACGGAGATCTCTTCGACCTTATTCCACCTAATGTAAGTAGAAATCCATTAGTTACCCTAAGCCCTGCACTCCTAATCTCTTTTCGTTTTGTAATattatttccattgtgttgacttCACTTATTTCTCTATTTCAGGAAGGACTCCCAGAAGAAATCGTGAAGAGATGCGCGACTCAGATCTCCAGTGCCCTGGACTTTATGGAGAGTGAAGGACTTGTACATCTGGACATAAAACCGGAAAACATCCTGGTGTTTGATAAGGACTGCCACCTCATTAAAATTACAGACTTTGGACTTACAAGGGTCAAGGGAACAATAACCACCAGATGGTCGGGCACTAAATCCTACATGGCACCAGAGATGAGGAACGTCACAGATGAGAATCCATTAGTCATAGACTCATCTCTGGACGCCTGGTCATTCGGTGTTGTTTTATACTACTTGCTGACAGGGACCTATCCATGGCAGTCAGTGGATAAAAATGACCAAGAATACTATAATTTTGTTGGGTGGCAGAAGGATTTAGGAAGAATGGACCCACCGGCACCATGGAGGAGATTTCCACCTGTGGTACTAACAATGCTCTGTGGTCTTttagccatagactataatagaagAAGTAAATGTACCGAGGTACTGATGTTCCTGGAACAATGCTGGAAAGACAGGTTCTCGGAAAATAACGGAGCAGATGACATGAACAAAAATTTATCTGAGCAGTCTTGTCCAGCAAGTATCCCCCACATGAGTGATTCCACCACATCAAACCTTGGCGTTAATTCTTTCTATTTAAAGACTGGCAGTTCTAATGGTGAGAAGCCTCCACATCATCAGACGGACATTGTCCAATATCCATCTATGTTCATAGATGATGAAATATCGGTCTATGTCGGAGCAGAGGTGGAAATTGGATGAAGGGAAACCATTCTTCTTGAAAACTGTTGGTGGCATCAACTCCAGGAATCAGGTAAGGAAATAATTTACTATTTCATAACAGTTTCTCCTTGTGAATTTAGATAGAGATGTGGGTTGTAAATCTAGTCCTTCCCGGACACTGGGAGCTTGTTACTTGTTCTTCCTATAATGTGATAGTTATGGTCTATGTATAGTTACTATGTAATCCTTTCTTTCCACTTATCAAGATGTTTGTATAGTCACCATTACTTTAAGTGTTTTCCCattaatattatataatgtattatatactttgagctgctgctttgttttaatgtaaatgtttttatgtCACTGAATAAAGACTGTATTATATCTATGGATAGGTAACATCTATATAACGGAGTACGGGTAAGATCCAATTCTCAATTATTCTGCAATGTAACAGTTAGGAATAGTCTATATCTGATCCTTTCCTGCCTGGATAAGGAAAGATCCAGGTATTCATTCCCATTATGGCTACGTCCACACTACATTTAACAGCGcccattgcatagcaacggacgttGTTAAACTGCCGGTCGCTGGGCTGCATTCAGCACAttcctctgtatcagctgcaggaatgttctttttttacaaATGATTTGTGGGCATTGTCGGGTGTGCCTGAAAATCAATTTACCGTAaactacaatgtaaagtgcggcttccGGATGActttacattttgtgaacagctattatttccggacgctggtCATTGAACAGCATgctgaaataataggcatgtagaTTATTTTAACTCCCATTCTAAAGAACAGGCATTAAAATAattatgtgtaaacacagccatcggcattgtattgacttcaatgcaatgcagcccctgcagtaaagaacggacgctgattatacagcattttctgtgtttttgtgtttacaatttcatccatagcaacgtgctcctacctagtgtgaatggtgttctaggagagctgaccaaatttgtctttttttctgtgttctagatggggggagtggctgcctctacttggtcgtgcactccacccatcccacccaggtggtgcaattatttttgcaggtattagacggatcttgcatgcccagagcataggcgtattacatgccatggagaggccatagtacagtgtagggtccgcccgatatgaggccaccttatcatggtggggtggtttacactgtttgccaatggtaaccaagagcctaattttttggcagtttggggggctgcttttaactattttcatgtctgtagtgggtcagtatcttgccattgcggtgagctgttgcatttttcagtgtttttgtatatagcaatcagcgtccgttccttactttaaaataacattgtgtgaacatagcctataactgatcTTTCACAAAAAATGCCATTCCAGTGATCTTCAGGGCAAAACACATTACAAGCCTCTGGCCCCCAATTACCCCCCACTAGATATAAAGACATAACATTTGTAGTTCAAAAAAGAATAATGTACCCAGAGAAATTCCCTAAAAGACACATGACCAATCATAACGCTGCGTAACTGACTGCGACATATGGTGTAATAAGGACAGAACATAGGATAGTGACAACTTCATAATGAATAAAGAATAATGGTCCTCATCTACTAAAAATTTGTCAATGTTATGTCACCATTCTGTCGGTTGTCTGATTTTTTTCCCGCATTAaattcattaaccccttgcctccacagcctgttaccctgcccccccccccctttgcctccgcagcctgttttggccttaatgcccggagCCTATTTTTCTAATCTGACCCGTCTCTCTTTATGTACTGATACCATtatgatgcttttaactatcacggttattctgagacagttttttttgtgacatattcctctttatgtttgtggtatacctTGGTTGATACAttcgcaaaaattagaaaaatttacatttctttatattcaaaattctcttgttctaaggaaaatagtcatgccacatgaactaattattactgcaacgtCTACAagatgtctgctttatggtgacgtcatttggtgaacgtccttttacttgttagggcttcaaattttgcagcaatttttcaaattttcaggaaaatttcaaattcagattttattagggaccagttcagttctgaagtggatttgtggggcctgtatgttagttacccccataaatccctccactttaaaagctgcacccctcaaggtagtcaaagtaacatttcataagtttattaaccctttaggtgtttcacagaaatataagcaagttggaggaaaaaattttaactttcattttttgggcagatattgcattttaatccatttttttcctctaacacagcaaatactaactgagaaatatcactcgctatttattccccttattccaatgttatTAGaaacccccatatgtggccgcagtgcatcacctgactccTGACatgacctggggaattttggggcctttttttattttaggattttttttagccattttacTAGGTCGCAGTGGCCTTGTGGTGCTAAAATATTTGTGttagacaagttgacgtttccatctgtaccattctgggggacatgtgacaccctgatcattttttattacattttttaagagGTAGTACAAATAAAAAAGACTATTTAGCAGatgttttttatcatttttttttgtacgccgtttactatttGTTACACATGACACGTTCTCGTTATTCGTCAGGCCGGTaccattacagtgatatccatgttatatggcttctgttatagtttatggcatttatactataaaaaactgtttgtgtcttggatattgtaagagcagtaatgtgtttattttttcgtcaatggagttatgtgagggccgGCATAAGCTggcatttttagtggtacaccttttgggtacatgtgacgttttgatagcttttttctatattttttaggaggTGGGAGTGaccaaaaaaatttcattttggttctttcttttttttacagcattaatcgggcaggataattaatgtaacgcgTTAATAGACAGGGTTAttagcagggccgattctagcttttctgccgcctgaggcgagaactgacaaagcgccctcccccccccccccccatgttaaaTAAGCAtaaaaaatacaccaagacacagatgaagcagtatagcagctgtacttgaatgaactgaaaaattgcatttcagcattatatccctgttcccccacattccccctgCAAGATTAtcttgccccctgccctcctcacattccctgtaatattaccatgtgcatagtgcccctcacattacctgtaatatcaccatgcccatagtgcccctcacattccctgtaatattaccatgcccatagtgcccctcacattccctgtaatattaccatgtgcatagtgcccctcacattcccctacaagattatcatgccccctgccctcctcacattccctgtaatattaccatgccccctgccctcctcacattccctgtaatattaccatgcccatagtgcccctcacattccctgtaatatcaccatgcccatagtgcccctcacattccctgtaatatcaccatgcccatagtgcccctcacattccctgtaatatcaccatgtgcccatagtgcccctcacattccccatacaagaactccagcactcccaggtccccccattcaacatgattaacgcctcagctgagtatcctatcttgtgacctgacagcagtctaaactgcagggacctcagagcaatagtcagagagagaagatccaggacaggcagagtgcagcatcgcagtgtgtatgggacagcactagagataacagtgtgcgcagtgtgtatgggacagcactatagataacagtgtacgcagtgtgtatgggacagcactatagataacagtgtgcgcagtgcggtgaccagattttttaactgtttgagccaccatgggccccctgggagcttcaaaacaaacaacaatctacaactgctgacctctgacctcaggagccagagaagagccataaaacgtgctgctctgttaactctttcagtactgcagaatgtagagtattactgtgcatcacttacattctgcaatacagaaagagttaacagcagagcagaacatgacttttatgcctcttctcctgctcttgcactgtgctgaggtcagctcggaggtcggcagtgcagagaagacataatatagcgtccccgctgctgttaactttttcttttctacagtgtgtaagtgatgcagagtataataactctgcattattgaaaggattgacagcaggagacactatatctatgtcttatgtgatgtgaatacctgtgaatacgaggcttccagtgcctcctcagcgcttctcatgaggcaactgacaggaaacacggctgggcattgagccgtaactagttgtaatgataaggacacaggacgctgatgccgcccccctcaagggttgtgttatctgccgcctgaggcaaacgcttcacctcgcctcatggcagatacgggcctggttATTAGggatgtggcaataccaaatcaacatgtgtatgtttatttatgtatgtatgtatgtatgtatgtatgtatatgtgtgtgtgttttttcactttaacttttgcaggtgtatatataatacattacagcacatgatctgtgctgtaatgtattatagagtgaatgagctgtcagtacacAGCAAGGGCCTGATCACTctaaccatagcagcccagatgtTGTAGGTTTCACTTTGTCCGCATGACAGGTTCcatgcacacaggatttatgtagaggcagtgcgccttcATGTAAATTCTCCCCCTGTGGGCACTGGGTTTGCGGCGATGGTGATCGCCGGCAAACGCTGCACCATGACTAGAGTAAGGACTCTGCATGTGGTAcgtggcaatatggtttgatcaaattatatactaacttctgatgttgatttttaatgtagCTAAACAAGCTTTATTATCAACCATGggtgtaaagtgcagccatttctgtgttctccaagcaagtgcattttatgtattctgtccccttTCTTTGTAGTTTTGCACTCCTCCCAGTAAGACCCATATGTGACCAATTAGCGGGAAGTGATGTGCATGGAAAGTGACTCCCCAATGGCAATGGCTTTGCGGCGGTAGTGGTCGCCGGCGAACGCTGCATCACGGCtagagtagggactcatgtgtatcagagacctgcacgtggtacatgaggcaatatagtttgatcaaattatattctaacttctgatgttggtttttaatgtagctgaacaagctttagtatcaacctagggtgtgatgtgcagccatttctgtgttctccaggcttctatataaaaatatttacaaatcgtctatttgcaaatattttgtgCGCATCAGGCCAATCTGCGCCTCTTGCACCAGTGGGGAGGGGGTTTtacagggggtgcggcagcaccgAGAGGGTGCGTCCTCTGTATGTTTCACATTTTTCCGGATGAAAAGTTACAgtaaaacctatgccagctctgagctggcaaaGTTTTAATTTTGTTCACAGGCGTGCACAGGCGAACTCTTCTATACAGCTCCACCTGTTGGCTACTGAGCTTGACTGGAACAATGCGGCCCTACCTGCCACCTTTAGAAAGGGCCTTTCCAGCCGCATGAAGAACAAGCTTTCCAGCCGAGACCTCCCAATTATGACCTGATCCATCTGGGCACTCGGATCGATGTTGGGTTCTCCGAGATAGAGGAGGAGGTCCGTCAAGAACGTCACCTTAGTCTGTCAACCCCGCACATTCCAGTTGGCATCAGCTTTTCAGAGGCTGTCTACCCCTTCATCCCAGCCAGCGCCCGAGGACCCTAATCAGGTGGAGAGAGTTTACCTGTCACCAGAAGAGAGCACTTGTCATTGGGATCAGAACCTGTGCCTCTATTGTGCCAGCTCCAACGACTTCCGTCTGAACTGTCCTCAGCGTCCACAGTGGCCGCGAAACTCCTGCACCTAGGGCCAGTTGGGGAGGCCTCCTTAGGTGTGAATGCTTCATCTCCATGCCTATTTCTGTCGGTCACCGTTTTCGCTTCATCTGGaaagtgttttcaatccactgcctTTCTGAATTCTGGCTCTGCAGGTAGTTTCATTGCAGCATCCCTGGTCCAGAAGTGGCAACTCCCAGTGGACCAGCTTATCAGACTGCTGATCATCTCCGCTGTCACCGGCAATTCCCTGAGCGATGCCGTTCAGTTCATGACTAAACCACAACAAGTGGGCGATTTGCACACGGAGAAGATCACCCTCTATGTATTGcatcgctcctcttcagccattCTGCCGGTCCTTCCTTGGCTGCAGCTTCATGCCCCTAGCCTAGACTGGAGGACTGGGGAGATCTTGTGATGGGGTCCAGATTGCGAAGTATTCTCTGAAATGGAGGCTGACCCTCTACCCCCTCATCAACCATACAATTGCCCCCTTGACCTTCTTCTGGGTGTTACACCTCCTTGTGGTAGAGTATATCCGATTTCAGTTCCGGAGACTGAAGCCATGGTCGCTTAAATCAAGGAAAATCATCCATAAGTCCTCCTCTCCAGTTGGCTTCTTGTACCACCTGTACCCAAAACAAGGCTTTCTGTTTATGATCTGCCGGCTTGCTCCAGCCCTTGCCTATCACCAGTCATCCTTGTGAGCACATTGCCATGGACTTTATCACTGACATTTCTCCATCTGCAGGCAACACCatcatctgggtggttacagaccaattctccaagatgtcccatttTTTGCCCCTACCAAGTCTGCCTTCTGCTTCTCTTCTGGCTGCCCTATTCTTTCAGCACATCTTCCAGTTGCATGGGCTTCCACGACATAATGTTTCTGATAGAGGATCTCAATTTGTTTTCATGTTTTAGCGAGCTCTCTGTTTCCAGCTCCAGATGAAGTTGGACATCTCCTCGGCCTATCATCCAGAGACCAACGGACAGGTACAGGTCAACAAAGTCCTGGGGAATAATCTCCATCATTTTGTTTCAGCCCACCAGGACAACTGGTCTAGTCTGCTTCCCTCGGCGgagttctcctataaccatctggactcaagTCCACTGACAAATCTCCATTCTTCATAGTTTACATGCATAGTTCCAGTCTTCATAGTTTACAGcctggagcctcacatgcagctgcggcgccgatcaggtaatgtatgctctgagcCGGGGACTGCGGGCGGTGGgtgcttaaagggacacattgttccacctatgtgcctgtcaccagtggtgTCGATATGCTCAATACACTtcgggggatatttatcaaagggtgtcaaatttagactggtgcaaactggtcacagtaaccaatcacagctcagcttccagctctggtgaaaggaaagctgagctgtgattggttgctgtggccagtttgcaccagtctaaattttacaccctttgataaatatcccccttcaTGTTACacttcttgaggggtgtagtttccagagtggtgtcacttaaaggggggttccactgtcctggtagcatgGGGGCTTAAAAGTGCATTCCGTCCTCAAATGGGATTAGAACAATTTCCCTCCGAGTGTGAAAATAAATTGCTCTTTtaacccattgtgaaaatgaaagattccagGATAGATAAACATTTTAgtctaaaaaaatgaattttaaccccttaaggtccaagccaattttcgtttttgcgcttttgctttttccattttatgtttaaaagtccatagcgcttgcattttttcacctatagacttatttgagtgcttattttttgcgaaaccaattgtactttgcaattacaggcataatttttccataaaatatgttgtgaaaccggaaaaaaatcatttgcgctgtcaaattgaaaaaaaaaaacgaatttgttttgatttcggggagttttgcatttacgccgtccgtcctatggtaaaactgacttgttatgcatgttcctcaagtcgttacgattactatgatatataacatgtataacttatattgtatcggatggcctgtaaaaaattcaaaccattgttaacaaatatatgtcacttaaaatcgctccattcccaggcttatagcgcttttatccttcggtctatggggctgtgtcaggtgtcagtttttgcgccatgatgtgttctttctatcggtaccttgattgcgcatatacgactttttgatcgctttttattacattttttctggatttgatgcgaccaaaaatgcgcaattttgcactttgggatttttttgcgcttacgccgtttaccgtgcgagatcagtaatgtgattaattaatagttcgggagattacgcgcgcggcgatactaaatatgtttatttatttatttatttatttattaatttatatttataaaatgggaaaaggggggtgatttggacttttattaggggaggggattttttattaataaaaacacttttttacttttttttttacatggactagaagcccttttggggggcttgtatatacatagcactgatctctcatagagattaatgctgtgtatatacacagcaaagatccatgagatcggtcatagattgctatggcctgctgcaggccatagcaatctattgccgagccgggatcagcgtcattccgactctgaggcccgggccggccagaagaacggatctcccccccgcgatcgcatcgcgggggggagatccgacccactggacaccagggatgttgtgcataaagcacttcaatgcagctgtcaggtttgacagctgcattgaagtgcttaattagccgacgcggcaacgggacccatgccggctaatagaggcactgcccggctgcacgtgtcagccgggatcagcgccgttcagagcggggtcccggcgggaccccgctctgaacaccccccgcggagatacgtcatgggtcgctaaggggttaattagaaatgaacaaacttttcaaaagttcgttccgaccggacttctggATTTTTTTGAAGAGTTCGGTTCGACcaaattttggatttcttcggatttcatagtttaaagcatctatatgatacaggggtagtgtatttggttgaatttaggactctacatgtcagtaacatcattatcttttcaatatctcaaagtcaattttttttttaaacttcaatattaaccattacagggtctatgcaggaaattccccattacagggtctatgcaggaaaatggtcacaaatgcagtgaaggagcagcaatagtcattgGGGGCCAaaggaggtccagcaatagtcatttgaggccagtacaggagcagcagtagtcaacatagaggacaggcatcagcaatagaagtcaacatggaggccaggcaggagcagcaggagccaacatggaggccaggcaggagcaacagtagtcaacatggaggacaggcaggagcaacagtagtcaacatggaggccaggcaggatcagcagtagccaacatggaggccaggcaggatcagcagtagccaacatggaggccaggcaggagcaacagtagccaacatggaggccaggcaggagcagcaggagccaatatggaggcaaggcaggagcaacagtagccaacatggagaccaggcaggagcaacagtagtcaacatggaggccaggttggatcagtagtagccaacatggaggccaggcaggagcaacagcagccaacatggaggccaggcaggagcaacagtagccaacatggaggccaggcaggagcaacagtagccaacatggaggccaggcaggatcagcagcagccaacatggaggccaggcaggagcaacagtagtcaacatggagggcaggcaggatcagcagtagccaacatggaggccaggcaggagcagcagtagccaacatggaggccaggcaggagcaacagtagtcaacatggaggcc includes:
- the LOC138787564 gene encoding serine/threonine-protein kinase SBK1-like — its product is MAFNVQVILDELASVASQCLHDMDLENPYHLIQALGNGGYGSVLMVKEKTTGQPMAMKLLNRNKTTESSFLRELSMAFFLSSHPNIVDIYGVGVKTCNYFGYTQELATHGDLFDLIPPNEGLPEEIVKRCATQISSALDFMESEGLVHLDIKPENILVFDKDCHLIKITDFGLTRVKGTITTRWSGTKSYMAPEMRNVTDENPLVIDSSLDAWSFGVVLYYLLTGTYPWQSVDKNDQEYYNFVGWQKDLGRMDPPAPWRRFPPVVLTMLCGLLAIDYNRRSKCTEVLMFLEQCWKDRFSENNGADDMNKNLSEQSCPASIPHMSDSTTSNLGVNSFYLKTGSSNGEKPPHHQTDIVQYPSMFIDDEISVYVGAEVEIG